A region of the Coriobacteriia bacterium genome:
TTCAGTCCGAAACTCAGGTACTTGAGCGCATCCGTCGCGGGCTCGGCCGCAAAGCTACGAAGTCAGAGACGAGCGTCCTCACCCAACTGCTCGAACTATCGTTTCTGGGCTTCCAGTCTGCCGGAGACCACCCAGTCTACGTTGACAATCCGGCGGAGTTAACACGCAACAGGGCAATAGCCCACGCGAAGTTGAATGCGGCTCATTCAGAGATGCAGTATTCCGTTCACCCCGCATTTCGAGCGTTCCTAGAGGTGAGGGAGACACTCGTTCAGAATACATAACTTACATTATCGGAAGTAGTGCATAACTCTGGCGATGGTGATCCTGGGCCAGAACGACCTCCAAGGCCACAACGGGCACGCGCAGCTCGTGTCCCCGCTCGATTGGCGCATGGGAGAGACGGGTCAAACGGGGGCGAGGCCCGTGCCGTCGAGCCCGAGCCGATCGAAATAGTCCTGGACACCGGCCACGAGACGTGACGCGTCCGCGACCAGTTGGTCGGTCTCCTCGAGGTCGTATGGGGGTTCATCGGGTTGTGGATAGTGCGCGGCGGCGTGGGCACCGGATAGGGCGACGATGTCGACGATCGCGGCGCGAAGGTCTGCCTCGGCCGGGCTTCGCTCAAGCAGGAAGATCAGATCGTGCGTCAAGGGAGGCTCGCGGCCCTGGAGTGCGATGGTCGCCTTGATCGCCT
Encoded here:
- a CDS encoding HEPN domain-containing protein; the protein is MPPEAALWWLRTAIGDLTAARALLAVATVAPRQAAYLAQQAAEKAIKATIALQGREPPLTHDLIFLLERSPAEADLRAAIVDIVALSGAHAAAHYPQPDEPPYDLEETDQLVADASRLVAGVQDYFDRLGLDGTGLAPV